One Alkaliphilus sp. B6464 genomic window carries:
- a CDS encoding spore coat protein, translating into MQMNHPTFTEKELMNDLLTSEKQVTSAYNVGITEASCTNLRQHLTKCLTDTQEIQYQIFNAMKQRGWYQTKPAQSQDVQSAKTKYNQMKSELQ; encoded by the coding sequence ATGCAAATGAATCATCCAACATTTACAGAAAAGGAATTGATGAATGACTTGTTAACTTCCGAAAAACAAGTAACTTCTGCATATAACGTAGGAATAACCGAAGCATCTTGCACTAATTTAAGACAGCATTTAACTAAATGCTTAACAGATACACAAGAAATTCAATATCAAATATTTAATGCAATGAAGCAAAGAGGATGGTATCAAACTAAGCCAGCTCAAAGTCAAGATGTTCAAAGCGCAAAAACAAAATATAACCAAATGAAAAGCGAACTGCAATAA